One part of the Arabidopsis thaliana chromosome 1 sequence genome encodes these proteins:
- the ABA2 gene encoding NAD(P)-binding Rossmann-fold superfamily protein (ABA DEFICIENT 2 (ABA2); CONTAINS InterPro DOMAIN/s: NAD(P)-binding domain (InterPro:IPR016040), Glucose/ribitol dehydrogenase (InterPro:IPR002347), Short-chain dehydrogenase/reductase SDR (InterPro:IPR002198); BEST Arabidopsis thaliana protein match is: NAD(P)-binding Rossmann-fold superfamily protein (TAIR:AT3G51680.1); Has 120353 Blast hits to 120130 proteins in 3578 species: Archae - 983; Bacteria - 78428; Metazoa - 5777; Fungi - 6239; Plants - 2770; Viruses - 5; Other Eukaryotes - 26151 (source: NCBI BLink).), which produces MSTNTESSSYSSLPSQRLLGKVALITGGATGIGESIVRLFHKHGAKVCIVDLQDDLGGEVCKSLLRGESKETAFFIHGDVRVEDDISNAVDFAVKNFGTLDILINNAGLCGAPCPDIRNYSLSEFEMTFDVNVKGAFLSMKHAARVMIPEKKGSIVSLCSVGGVVGGVGPHSYVGSKHAVLGLTRSVAAELGQHGIRVNCVSPYAVATKLALAHLPEEERTEDAFVGFRNFAAANANLKGVELTVDDVANAVLFLASDDSRYISGDNLMIDGGFTCTNHSFKVFR; this is translated from the exons ATGTCAACGAACactgaatcttcttcttattcttctcttcctaGTCAAAG GCTTTTGGGTAAAGTGGCATTGATCACTGGAGGAGCCACAGGGATAGGTGAGAGCATTGTTCGTCTGTTCCACAAGCACGGTGCCAAAGTCTGCATTGTTGATCTGCAAGATGATCTCGGAGGTGAGGTGTGTAAAAGTCTGCTTCGTGGTGAGTCCAAGGAGACGGCTTTTTTCATCCATGGCGATGTTAGAGTGGAAGATGACATTAGCAATGCGGTTGACTTTGCAGTCAAAAATTTTGGGACGCTTGATATACTTATCAACAATGCAGGATTATGTGGAGCACCGTGCCCTGATATTCGTAATTATAGTTTGAGTGAGTTCGAGATGACCTTTGATGTGAATGTGAAAGGAGCTTTTCTAAGCATGAAACATGCAGCTCGTGTAATGATACCGGAGAAGAAAGGGTCGATAGTTTCCTTATGTAGTGTGGGAGGTGTTGTGGGAGGCGTTGGTCCACATTCTTATGTTGGTTCCAAGCATGCTGTTCTAGGCTTGACTAGGAGTGTTGCAGCGGAGCTTGGACAGCACGGGATACGTGTGAACTGTGTTTCGCCTTACGCGGTTGCAACTAAACTCGCTTTGGCTCATTTGCCGGAGGAAGAAAGAACGGAGGATGCATTTGTTGGTTTCAGGAATTTTGCTGCTGCAAACGCGAATCTAAAAGGGGTGGAACTGACGGTTGATGATGTAGCGAACGctgttctgtttttggctAGCGATGACTCGCGGTACATAAGCGGAGATAATTTGATGATTGATGGAGGATTCACTTGCACTAACCACTCCTTTAAAGTCTTCAGATGA
- a CDS encoding uncharacterized protein (unknown protein; FUNCTIONS IN: molecular_function unknown; INVOLVED IN: biological_process unknown; LOCATED IN: cellular_component unknown; Has 30201 Blast hits to 17322 proteins in 780 species: Archae - 12; Bacteria - 1396; Metazoa - 17338; Fungi - 3422; Plants - 5037; Viruses - 0; Other Eukaryotes - 2996 (source: NCBI BLink).): MCYKILLPLVIPPESFHENTPVAEVTVATDVEATAGHRSGGDGGGGKKKCVCSPSKHPRSFKCRYHQHEYQWLPSSSSSSSSSSLHK, translated from the coding sequence atgtgttacAAAATTCTTCTACCTCTTGTTATTCCTCCGGAGAGCTTCCACGAAAATACTCCGGTGGCAGAAGTGACGGTGGCAACAGATGTGGAAGCCACCGCTGGTCACCGTAGCGGTGGTGACGGTGGCGGTGGAAAGAAGAAGTGTGTGTGTTCACCGTCGAAGCATCCAAGATCGTTCAAGTGTAGGTATCATCAACATGAATATCAATggcttccttcttcttcttcttcttcttcttcttcatccctCCACAAATAA